One region of Opitutaceae bacterium genomic DNA includes:
- a CDS encoding cupin domain-containing protein has protein sequence MSPADRHFIQKLDTPREPNAWTVNEWLCRPDLVAAEKLLLVRANMEGMYCHPFHVHPHREEIIYVVSGRAEQWVGREHRILGPGEIAHIPPGTVHATYNPHAEPLVFLAILSPAHLPDELNTAPDPCDVSSEEPWLSLRKGLGLPACKLRT, from the coding sequence ATGTCCCCCGCTGATCGCCATTTTATCCAGAAACTGGATACACCCCGTGAACCAAACGCCTGGACGGTGAACGAATGGCTGTGCCGCCCGGATCTGGTCGCCGCCGAAAAGCTGCTCCTGGTGCGCGCCAACATGGAGGGAATGTACTGCCACCCGTTCCACGTCCATCCCCACCGCGAGGAGATCATCTATGTCGTCAGCGGAAGGGCCGAGCAGTGGGTTGGACGGGAGCACCGCATCCTCGGTCCGGGTGAAATCGCGCACATTCCCCCGGGCACGGTGCATGCGACCTACAATCCCCACGCCGAACCGCTCGTTTTTCTCGCGATCCTGTCACCCGCGCACCTGCCCGACGAGCTGAACACCGCGCCCGACCCTTGCGACGTCTCCTCGGAAGAACCCTGGCTCTCGCTGCGAAAAGGCCTGGGGCTGCCCGCCTGCAAGCTGCGCACCTGA
- a CDS encoding type II toxin-antitoxin system RelE/ParE family toxin, giving the protein MESAILSLAHFPSRCPPARENGRFRHELYQLVYGKRRGRYRIIFTIQRDIVHVLHVRHGALPSMTRAELDELLPPHS; this is encoded by the coding sequence ATCGAGTCAGCGATCTTATCCTTGGCCCACTTTCCCAGTCGCTGCCCTCCTGCGCGTGAAAATGGCCGTTTCCGCCACGAGCTATACCAACTGGTCTACGGCAAGCGTCGGGGGCGTTACCGGATCATCTTCACTATTCAGCGCGACATCGTCCACGTCCTGCATGTCCGTCATGGAGCCTTGCCGTCCATGACTCGCGCCGAACTCGACGAACTGCTGCCACCACACTCCTAG
- a CDS encoding prevent-host-death protein: protein MTARTLLPENIHPLTDFLRNHKRHIQRLKRNRHPAVFTLNGKAEVVVQDAASYQALLEEFDAMEARIGTAEGIASMHRGEGQPAEKVLSHLRQKHALKTK from the coding sequence ATGACTGCCAGGACTCTTCTCCCCGAAAACATCCATCCCCTCACTGACTTCCTTCGCAACCACAAGCGGCACATTCAACGCCTGAAGCGAAACCGCCATCCCGCTGTTTTCACCTTGAACGGCAAGGCTGAGGTCGTGGTCCAGGACGCCGCCTCATACCAGGCCCTGCTCGAGGAATTCGATGCCATGGAAGCCCGCATCGGAACCGCCGAAGGCATCGCCTCCATGCACCGGGGCGAAGGCCAGCCCGCCGAGAAGGTGCTTTCACATCTCCGCCAAAAGCACGCCCTCAAGACCAAATGA
- a CDS encoding AraC family transcriptional regulator: protein MTADWKETTVDGPRTRRWSLDRRQCGELATHRIEWLGLDTVAAPYSRVRLSPSGSFLLACLVGEGRIHLEGRWQVVGPGQLCLAPPRVLNAFHAVTRHRWTFAWVRYEEPVSVQPLVNARSPLRLEQGAWEIGRAVEGLKAEWEGQRDPAMIHHWIGLIHGLNRRVARPARAESRTSALWEKVSARIAEDWKLTSLAGEAGMSGEHLRRICRRELGRTPMEHVTYMRIQRAQSLLHETDDKLDAIAPQVGYHTADVFIRAFIRCVGMSPAQYRERGRASASAGPRMRFRKGPYVSPCGQISSDPPPQVGH, encoded by the coding sequence ATGACCGCTGACTGGAAGGAAACGACCGTGGACGGCCCGCGAACCCGCCGCTGGAGCCTGGATCGCCGGCAGTGTGGGGAGCTCGCGACGCATCGCATCGAATGGCTTGGGCTCGACACCGTTGCCGCTCCGTACAGCCGCGTGCGGTTGTCACCGTCCGGCAGTTTCCTGCTGGCCTGCCTAGTGGGGGAAGGGCGGATCCATCTTGAGGGACGGTGGCAGGTGGTGGGGCCGGGACAGCTCTGTCTGGCGCCGCCGCGCGTGCTCAATGCGTTTCATGCGGTGACGCGGCATCGATGGACATTTGCATGGGTGCGGTATGAGGAGCCCGTTTCCGTCCAGCCGCTCGTGAATGCGAGGTCGCCGCTCCGGCTGGAGCAGGGGGCATGGGAAATCGGAAGGGCGGTCGAGGGGTTGAAAGCGGAGTGGGAGGGCCAGCGGGATCCCGCGATGATCCATCACTGGATCGGCCTGATTCACGGATTGAACCGCCGTGTGGCGCGGCCTGCGCGGGCGGAGTCACGCACCTCGGCGCTCTGGGAGAAAGTGTCCGCCAGAATCGCGGAGGATTGGAAACTAACGTCGCTGGCGGGAGAGGCCGGCATGAGCGGGGAGCATCTCCGCCGCATCTGCCGACGCGAGCTGGGTCGGACGCCGATGGAGCACGTGACGTACATGCGAATCCAGCGTGCCCAGTCCCTGCTTCATGAAACGGACGACAAGCTGGACGCGATTGCACCGCAGGTCGGCTACCATACGGCGGACGTGTTCATCCGGGCATTCATCCGCTGCGTGGGCATGAGCCCGGCGCAGTATCGGGAAAGAGGCAGGGCGTCGGCATCCGCAGGGCCGCGAATGCGGTTTAGGAAAGGCCCTTACGTTTCGCCTTGCGGGCAAATTTCTTCAGATCCGCCTCCTCAAGTCGGGCATTGA
- a CDS encoding phosphoenolpyruvate hydrolase family protein: protein MPNPWTGKGNPYTREEVRARLDAVLARKEAIIAAGAGTGISAKFIEKGGADLIIIYNSGRFRMMGHGSTCGLMAYGDANAIAMEIGEHEVLPVVEEVPVICGVHASDPRRRMWHWLGRIKEMGFSGVNNFPTHTIVDGHFRQVLEETGMSVRKEYEMVSLARRMDLFSIVYVATPEEAVEMARAGADAIIAHVGTTVGGSIGVTNAVASWEHTISITRDIIRAARQVRNDIYFLCHGGPINTPADATRVLAGTDCVGFVGASSLERMGVEASLTELTRTFKAIPAPAVGRR from the coding sequence ATGCCCAATCCCTGGACCGGCAAAGGCAATCCCTACACGCGCGAAGAGGTTCGCGCCCGTCTCGACGCCGTGCTCGCGCGCAAGGAGGCGATCATCGCCGCCGGCGCTGGAACCGGCATCAGCGCCAAGTTCATCGAAAAGGGCGGCGCCGACCTGATCATCATCTACAACAGCGGGCGCTTCCGCATGATGGGGCACGGCTCCACCTGCGGCCTGATGGCCTACGGCGACGCCAATGCCATCGCCATGGAAATCGGCGAACACGAGGTCCTTCCCGTGGTCGAGGAAGTCCCGGTCATCTGCGGCGTGCACGCATCGGACCCGCGGCGGCGCATGTGGCACTGGCTGGGGCGGATCAAGGAAATGGGGTTCTCCGGCGTGAACAATTTTCCGACGCACACGATCGTCGATGGACACTTCCGCCAGGTGCTCGAGGAAACCGGCATGAGCGTGCGCAAGGAATACGAAATGGTCTCCCTCGCGCGCCGCATGGACCTCTTTTCCATCGTCTATGTCGCCACCCCGGAGGAGGCCGTTGAAATGGCGCGCGCAGGTGCGGACGCCATCATCGCGCACGTCGGCACGACCGTCGGCGGCAGCATCGGGGTCACAAACGCGGTTGCGAGCTGGGAGCACACGATCTCCATCACGCGGGACATCATCCGGGCCGCGCGCCAGGTGCGAAACGACATCTATTTCCTCTGCCACGGCGGCCCCATCAACACCCCGGCTGACGCCACCCGCGTGCTGGCGGGAACCGACTGCGTGGGTTTCGTGGGCGCCAGCAGTCTCGAACGCATGGGCGTCGAGGCCTCGCTCACCGAGCTGACGCGCACCTTCAAGGCCATCCCCGCCCCGGCGGTCGGGCGGCGCTGA